One genomic region from Clarias gariepinus isolate MV-2021 ecotype Netherlands chromosome 22, CGAR_prim_01v2, whole genome shotgun sequence encodes:
- the LOC128510085 gene encoding 3-beta-hydroxysteroid-Delta(8),Delta(7)-isomerase-like — translation MAAGPVSHPYWPKSLSIPTYRENERSTLEILTFLFSVSGLLMLLTWALTGKGVGGGRLSTYRRLALCWFTVCGFIHIIIEGWFSLYYTTIPGDQSFLSQLWKEYSKGDSRYVISDNFTVCMETVTACLWGPFSLWIVVAFLYNHSYRFVLQLIVSLGQLYGAILYFFTEYRDGYMHSEYGHPIYFWFYFVFMNVLWIVVPFILIMDSWFQLSGIQALADKTIPKRKIK, via the exons ATGGCAGCAGGACCTGTAAGTCACCCGTACTGGCCCAAAAGCCTGTCCATCCCAACCTACAGAGAAAATGAGCGCTCCACGTTGGAGATTTTGACTTTCCTGTTCTCAGTGTCGGGACTGTTGATGCTGTTAACCTGGGCTCTGACAGGAAAGGGTGTTGGAGGAGGACGCCTGAGCACCTACAGGAGGCTTGCTTTGTGCTGGTTTACTGTCTGTGGCTTCATCCACATTATCATTGAGGGCTGGTTCTCTCTCTACTACACCACAATTCCAGGAGACCAGAGCTTCCTTTCTCAACTTT gGAAGGAATATTCAAAAGGTGACAGCAGATATGTCAT atcagataatttcactgtgtgcatggagacaGTAACTGCATGTCTATGGGGACCTTTTAGTCTGTGGATTGTTGTGGCCTTCTTGTACAATCATTCCTACAGATTTGTTCTGCAGCTAATTGTGTCTTTAG GGCAGCTATATGGAGCAATCCTCTACTTCTTCACTGAATACAGAGATGGGTATATGCACAGCGAGTATGGACACCCTATCTATTTCTGGTTCTACTTTGTCTTCATGAATGTCTTATGGATCGTGGTgccttttattcttattatggATTCATGGTTCCAGTTGAGTGGTATTCAAGCTTTGGCAGATAAAACGATTCCCAAACGAAAGATAAAGTAG